In the genome of Scylla paramamosain isolate STU-SP2022 chromosome 2, ASM3559412v1, whole genome shotgun sequence, the window tcgtgtctcGTAGCGTCGCTTGGAAAATGGGACCAGAGCGATTTTTTTCTTGACGCAGCCACAAAAGTGACCAGTGTCCGACCTTCCACTGGAACACGTGTTTCATTTTTAAATCAGTCGCTGCCACAAAAATCGCCGGCACAAAACTGCTCGTGCGCTCTTACTCTAAATAGATATGCTGAGCAGACCTTTACTGTCTTTCTTGTTGCAGGTGGTCTACGTGGCCAGGAACCCCAAGGACATGACCACCTCATTTTGGAACTTCTATAGCTCCACCAATGTTCACGAGTTCCGTGGCGACATCGATAGCTTTGCCAGGCTGATCATGAATGACGGAAGTAAGTGCTTAGAGGGAGAGTGAAACCCACAGTGATGACATCACGCACATCATGCATGTACATGTTCATCATATTCACACAGCTAAAACTTTCTCAACACGTTTTACTCTTCGTTACTTAAATAATTCTTCGTTCATCATCTCCTTTGCACCATTACTAATACCTCACGTGCTTTCCTCCCACCAAATATTATGCTAATGTTTCACGTGTAGGAAATTTATGCTTATAAtttaatagcacacacacacacacacacacacacacacttacatgaACATGTTTTGCCAATGATGCAAAGTtgcaaagcaaaaaaataattatgaaagcTTATGCAAGGAGCTACAGAAAGGCCTCACAGAACtctatgaatgaaaaaagaaatggcaAATGGATTTTAATGTAGATAAATGTCATGTTATAAAATCTGGCAGAGATTTAGAGAGACCTGATTGGAATTACAAATTAGCTAACAACACAAATGAAgcatctgaaaagaaaaaaaaacttaggtataataataaacaacagGTTATCACCAGaagaatatataaatgataaagtAAGGAGCATCCATCATTTGTTGGCAAACATGAGGGTAGCATTCAGATGCATAGATGAGGAAATGGTTAAGAAAATAATCACAGCACTTGTAAGACCAACACTCGAATATGCAGCAGAAGTTTGGAATCCacatctgggaaaaaaaaaaaaatgttcaaaagATACATAAAGTGCAAAGAACAGCTATAAAATGAGTACCAGGCTTGAAAGATCTTAGTTATGAAGAAGGACTTGACAAACTGAAGCTCCCAACACTACAGGAGAGACGAAAACGAGGTGACATGATCAAAATGAACAAatgagtagaaggaaaagaaaagattgataTCACAGATTTTGTGGTGTCTTAACAAtcaacactgaaaggacacagtaagaaattaaaaaaaaaaaaaaaaaagagcgaagaTATTTGAGGAAACAGTTTTCCTGACAGAGCAATCAATTAGTGGAATGTATTGACTGACGAAGCTGTGTGTGGAAGGCGCATTCATAgttttaaagataaatatgacaaattaactttaaaagatgTGGAATGAAGAGTTTGACTCAGTCCTGTAAAAATACACTTGGGTAAGaacaaacgtaaaaaaaaaacacacccgaacatgcattcacacacacacacacacacacacacacacacacacacacacagagtttgaTCGTATCTCGTTGCTTGACTGCATGGTCATAAGTTCGAGGAAGAGGTGTCTCGCAACTCAACTGAAGCCGAAGGCAGCAATTCTGTTCTGTTTGTGTGGCCATTGGGGAAGGGAAGGCTAAGGATTACGCTTCTCCtgtgttgtgtatgtttgtgtgaggatctgtgctgtgctgtgctgtgctgtgtgtgtgtgtgtgtgtgtgtgtgtgtgtgtgtgtgtgtgtgtgtgtgtgtgtgtgtttgtgtgtatgtgtgtgtgtgtgtgtgagagagagagagagagagagagagagagagagagagtcgtactACAATTAAATTATTTTTAGTGATCTATTGTCCGTACTGGCCACACGTGATGGCTGCGTGGGAGAAGAGACACCATCCCAACCTGCACTTCGTCTTCTACGAGGATCTGATATCTGACATCATGCATGAGCTGAGGAAGATTAACGAATTCTTGGGAGCGGGACTGAGCGAGGAGAAACTTGAGGCCGTGAGTGTTCAGCTGAAACGTGGGACTCACGATAATATTGACCCTGTGTGGCGTGGCAGAGAGTGCACCTTTCGAGTTATACTGATATGTTTTATATCAAGGCTATTTTAATCTTCCGGCGGACTTACAATAAAATTGCTTAAATGTCTCCTCCAGATAAAGCGGCACATATCGTTTTCCTCCATGAAGTCTCGAGTTGGAACCTTGCCCGGCAACCCATTTAAGAAGGAACAAGACAAAACTGTCTTTTTCAGAAAGGGTGGGTATCttttgttataaaaaaaatctgaataactTTACTCTTTCCATTACAGCTAATTGTATACCACcgattttatctttattttaaagaaataaaacattatactGTGCATGTTGCAGGCATCGTGGGCGACTGGAAGAACAACTTCTCGCCGGAGCTGCAGGAGGAGATGGACCAGTGGATCAAAAAGAACCTGACGGATACTGACCTGAACTTGAGTTGGGCCTTGGCGGAGTGACCCGCCTCCTGAAGTGGTGTCATTTCTACCGGCAGTATTGTTCAGCTCACCTGTAATACCCATGATGTTGGTGATGCTGAAAAttatactactaataatgataataataatatcaataatattaaATTTCCTTTGCgcaatttttaatgttttccagTTTTACTTACGTGGTTAATGATACTGCTGTACATTTTTCAATGTGAATAAAGAatactgaactgaactgaataataataataataataataataataataataataataataataataataataataataataataataataatacaacaacaacaacaaaacaacaattatatatatatatatatatatatatatatatatatatatatatatatatatatatatatatatatatatataatatatatatatatatatatatatatatatatatatatatatatatatatatatatatatatatatatatata includes:
- the LOC135110049 gene encoding sulfotransferase 1A1-like — translated: MSRQLLSGHKVEQASEEVVKNMKILSFIHGVVRILPEGWLYPGTAPTFIDRISNMKFRSDDVMVMTFPKCGTTWMQEIVWTMLHNPNLDNPKEDETIFLRSPDLSYDMIFDSKSLGGSPIKPIAERFKEIHPGKEMDNGVMADILEALGGPRVIKNHFPFPLLPRDILDTIKVVYVARNPKDMTTSFWNFYSSTNVHEFRGDIDSFARLIMNDGMIYCPYWPHVMAAWEKRHHPNLHFVFYEDLISDIMHELRKINEFLGAGLSEEKLEAIKRHISFSSMKSRVGTLPGNPFKKEQDKTVFFRKGIVGDWKNNFSPELQEEMDQWIKKNLTDTDLNLSWALAE